The Flavobacterium johnsoniae UW101 genomic interval AATGAAAACTACCGGAGCCAGAACGCCAAAATATATAAAATACGGTACTTTATTTTTTACTTTAAATGGTACCGAAATGCAGTTAAATGTTTACAGAAACATTGAGCTTTCTAAACAAAAAGAATATAAAGACCATTTATTTCTTCCTTTTTCAGATTTAACCTGCGGGAAGGAAAGTTATATTGGCGGCAGATATATCGATTTGAAAATACCAAAAGGAGACACAATCGCTGTCGATTTTAATCAGGCATACAATCCGTATTGCGCTTACAACCATAAATATTCTTGTCCGCTAGTTCCTCTTGAAAATGATTTGAAAGTAGAAATTAAAGCAGGAGTAAAGACTTTTCATTAATGGAATTCTTTAATTTTCATACACATCAATTTACAAATCAATCTAATATACTAGAATTGGTAAATCAATATCCGCAGGAATTTGATGAATCGATTCCGTTTTATTCAATCGGAATTCATCCGTGGTATATTAAAGAAGATCAAATTGATTTAGAACTGAAAATTATTGAAGATAAACTGCAAGCCGAAAATTGCCTGGCTGTTGGTGAATGCGGTTTAGATAAACGAATCGAAATTCCGTTAGAACAGCAGATTATAGTTTTTGAAAAACAATTGGCTCTAGCCGAAAAATATAAGAAACCTGTAGTAATTCATTGTGTTGCTGCTTTTCAGGAAATTAAGGCAATTAAAAAGAAATTAAAAATTTCTGTTCCAATGATCATTCACGGTTTTTCTAAAAATAAACAACTTGCAGAACAATTAATTAAAGATGGATTTTATCTTTCGTTTGGGAAATATCTATTAAAGAATCCCGATTTAAAAATCGTTTTTGAGAGTGTTCCAAACGATCGTTTCTTTTTAGAAACCGATACAATTGAAGAAGATATCCAGCAGGTTTATAATATAGCATCAGAATATAAAAACATAACAATAAAAGAATTACAGGATATTATTTCAAGTAATTGTAAAATTGTATTTGAAAGTAAAATGTGAAAGGTTTTTGATCTGAAACTTGAAACAAATAAAAATAAAACAACAAAAAATATAATATGGCAGAGTGGACAGAAAGAGCCGAGCTTTTATTTACAAAAGAAGGATTAGAAAATTTGCGTAATGCAAATGTATTAGTAGTAGGTTTAGGCGGTGTTGGATCGTTTGCAGCTGAGTTTT includes:
- a CDS encoding DUF1684 domain-containing protein, which codes for MKKSVILVLLLAFNFGFCQMKFSQSEAEKFQKQINSEYADAKTSPLMEEDLKTFQTLDFYPINENFFVNAKFEKAKNEKVFEMKTTGARTPKYIKYGTLFFTLNGTEMQLNVYRNIELSKQKEYKDHLFLPFSDLTCGKESYIGGRYIDLKIPKGDTIAVDFNQAYNPYCAYNHKYSCPLVPLENDLKVEIKAGVKTFH
- a CDS encoding TatD family hydrolase, which encodes MEFFNFHTHQFTNQSNILELVNQYPQEFDESIPFYSIGIHPWYIKEDQIDLELKIIEDKLQAENCLAVGECGLDKRIEIPLEQQIIVFEKQLALAEKYKKPVVIHCVAAFQEIKAIKKKLKISVPMIIHGFSKNKQLAEQLIKDGFYLSFGKYLLKNPDLKIVFESVPNDRFFLETDTIEEDIQQVYNIASEYKNITIKELQDIISSNCKIVFESKM